The nucleotide sequence ACCGGCAGCGCCACCGACGCCGACGGCGACACGGTGACGTACCTCTGGGAGCAGAACGACCGGGGCGGCGTCAGCGGCGGCAGCACCGCCGGCACCGCGCTGGTCAGCAACACCAAGACCAACGGCCCGCTGTTCCGGCAGTTCGGCACGGCGGCGATCGTCAGCCCGACCGACACCCTGGAATACCACTCCCCCGGACTGAACGCGGTGGGCACCGACCCGACCCGGGTCTTCCCGGACCTGGCGCAGGTCGTCGCCGGCAACACCAACGCGAAGACCGGCGGCTGCCCGGCCGCGCCGCCGCCACCGACCAGCGGCGGGGCCAGCAACGTGCCGCCGGAGCTCGTCGACTGCTACTCGGAGTTCCTGCCCACCGCCGACTGGGTCGGCTTCACCGGTGACCGGACCATGCACTTCCGGCTCACCGCCCGGGACGGGCACCCGGGCGCGGGCGGGATCGGCAGCGCCGACACCGCGCTGACCCTGGCCCCGGCCGCCGGGCCGTTCCTGGTCACCTCGCAGGCCACCGCCGAGACGCTGACCGGCGGCGCGGAGCTGCCGGTGAGCTGGGACGTGGCCGGCACCGACGCCGCACCGGTCGGGGTGGGCGAGGTGCGGATCTCGCTCTCCGTCGACGGCGGAAAGACCTTCGGGTACGTCCTCGCGGAGCGGACCGCCAACGACGGCGCCGAGACGGTGACCCTGCCGAACGTCGGCGCCAAGGCGGCCCGGATCAGGGTCGAGGCGGTCGGCAACGTCTTCTTCGACCTCAACGACGCCGACCTCGCGCTCCGGGCCGCCCCGAAGGTGACCCTCGACGGGCCGGGCGAGGTGTTGACGGTGCAGTACAGCGACCCGCTGCTGCCCGAGGTGCGGATCACCGCCACCGACCCGGACGGCGGGCCGGGGCAGCTCACCGCGACCGCCACCGGACTGCCCGCCGGACTGTCGCTGGGCGGCAGGACGCCGGAGGACCCGGACGCGACAGGTGCGGCAGCGGTCTGGGGAGTCGTCGGCAACAACCGGGCGACCCCGGGCGACTACCCGGTGACGGTGACGGTCACCGACCAGCACGGGCTGGCCGGCACCGTCGCCTTCACCGTCCGGGTGGTGCCGGAGGCGGCCGAGCTGGCGTACACCGGCGACACGCTGGCCTCGACCGGCTCGGGCGGGCACGCGGAGGTGCTGCTCCAGGCCACCCTCCGGGAGACGTCGCCGTCCTCCGGCGCCGAGCCGTGGCCGGGTGACGTCTCGACCGCCACGGTGACCTTCGCCGCTGGTGGCCGGACCCTCTGCACCGACGTACCGGCGCCGCTGGGCACCGACGACTTCGCGGCGGTGTCGAGTTGCCGGGCGACCCTGCCGGCCGGCAACTCCGAGCTGACCGTCACGCTCGGCGGCAACTACGCCGGCAGCACGACGGCCCGGGTCGAGGTGGCCCGGCCGGGCACCACCGTGGTGCTCGGCGGTGGCACGCTGACCCCGAGCCGGTCGGCCGGGGCGTACCCGGTGCAGCCGAAGTCCGCTGTCGACTTCAGCGTGCTGGTCGCGCAGACCCGGCTCGGCGGCACCGGCACCACCACCGTCGGGTTCCGCTCGGACGGCCGGCGGTACGAGATCCGCGGCGTCGGGCTCGACTCGTTCGGCGTACGGTCCGGCGGCGGCACCGACCGCCTCGACCTGCGCACCCGAGCCGGCCTGTACGACGTCACCGACCCCCGCCGCCCGGTCACCGTGGCCAGCGGGCTCAGCCTGCGGATCACCGGCACCGACCGGGGCCTGCTCAGCGGTAGGGACGGCATCGCGGTCACCCTCATCGACGGCGACCGGCTGCTCCTGTCCACCGACTGGACCGGCCTGACCACCCAGGAGACCACTCTGACCAACGGAACCCTCCTGATCCTCTGAGCCACCGGCGGATTCCAGGGGCCCTTCCCAACTTCCCAGCGCGAGCTGCTCGGGACCGAGAGGGGCCTCTGGTCCACTCGCCGCAAGACGGGTGCGGGCCGGCCGGCATACATCCGGCACGGAGACTGTCGAGCTGCCCCGTCTGTGCGCCCACCCCCGGGAGCACAGACGGGGCAGCTCGACAGTCTTCACATCTGATACTCCCCAGCCGACCCGCTCGTACCGTGACCGGCCATCAGCTCAGCGTCGGCGGGGTACCCAGTGCAGGAAGCGGGTGGTGAGCAGGGCGGGGTGGACGTCCGGCAACTGTTGCAGGGCGCGGGCGAGGTGGCCGCCGAGATAGACCATCAGCCCGACCCGGTCACCCCGGAACCCGGTCAGCAGTGCCAGCCGCGCCTCCTGGCACGGCCAGTCGTCGCCGCAGGCCCGGCACCGGTACGACGTCTGCCTCGGCACGTGCCGCCGCCAACGCTCCTCCGGGCCGATCACCGCTACACCCCGCCGACGCTCTCGGCCCGCCGCACGCGTTCCGGCCGCCGCACCGTCCGGTCACTCCACATCGGATCGCGGGTGTTCCGGGCCCTGGCCCGAGCCGGCAGCGCCGCCGACGCCGACGGGACCAACGACGTTGCTGACGGCAACGGCGGCAACGGCGGAACCACCGGCAGGTACGGCATCGGGACCAACTCGATCGAGTCCGGGCAGCGCCAGCGGAATCCGCACCGGCAGTAGCGCCACAGCCGACGCCAGTCCCGCCGGTGCGGCGGCCGTGGACCGGCCAGGATGCCGACCAGACCCCGACAGAGCCTTCTCATCACGTACCTCCTCGGCTGGCTGGAGGGGAGCCGGTCTCAGTGGGGGGAGCTGAGACCGGCTCCCGGTGCGAGTTCCACCCGGGCGCGAGCGGTCACCGAGCGGTCCTGCTGCTGCCACTCTCGGTGCCCCCACAAGCGCCATGCAACGGTCTAAGCTGATGCATCCCGCGCTAGTCGTCCCTTTTTCACAATCCACCGGAAACAGTCCGAAGATCGATCGACTTATTGCTCCAATCTGAGACAGGAGGTGCGGCGATGACGGATGTGGGATCGTCCATCCCGCGCAGGCAACTGGGCCGGATCCTGAGGCAGGCTCGCGAGCAGGCCGGCCTCTCCATGGAGGCCGCCGGCACCGACCTCGAGTGGTCACGCTCCACGATGTACCGGATCGAGGGCGGCCAGGCTGCGGTCAAGGCGCGGGACGTCGAGGCGATGTGCCGGCTCTACGGCACCTCGGACGAGATGACCGAGGCGCTGAAGAAGCTCGCCGCCGAGACCAAGGCGAAGGGGTGGTGGCACGCCTACGGCGACACCCTGCCGGCCTGGTTCGAGCTGTACGTCGGCCTGGAAGCAGCCGCCGCACGCCTCCGCCACTGGGAACCCGCCACGATCCCCGGCCTGCTCCAGACCAGGGAATACGCCGAACACCTGCTGCGGTCGCACCCCGACATCCCGCCCCGCGAGGTCGGCCGGCTGGTCGAGGTGCGGATCGAACGCCAGAAGATCCTGACCCGCAGGAAGCCCGAGCCACCGCGCCTGGAGGTCATCGTGGACGAGGGGGTGCTACGCCGGCAGGTGCCGGGCATGGGGCGGCAGCTCACCCACCTGCACGCCCAGACCGCCGCAGGGGTGGCGAGCGTCCGGGTCGTCCCGCGATCCGCGCCGCCGAGCTTCGCCCTGACCGGCGGGCAGTTCATCATCCTGGAGTTCCCGTCGATCGGGCTCCGGACGCCCGAGCCCACCACCGTCTACAGCGAATCACTCACGGGCGCCCTCTACCTCGACAAGCCGGCCGAGGTCGCGACGTACGCTAAGGCATGGAGGTCGCTCGAAGAGGTGGCGTTCGATCTGTCTCGGTCGGCCGACCTGATAGCCGCGATCGCCAAGGAGATGAGCGATGACTGACCAGTCCGGTGCCGAGTGGCGCAAGTCCCGCCGCAGCAACGGGTCGGGCGGCGCTTGCGTCGAGGTCGCCGACAACCTGCCCGGCGTCGTGCTCGTCCGGGACACCAAGGACCGCGAGGGTGGCACCCTGACGTTCGCCCCGGCGACCTGGAGCGCCTTCGTCGACTTCGCGAAGCAGGCTCCGGTCGAGGGATGACGGGGGCCGGGGTGGGTACCCGATCGGGATGAAGACGTCCACCCTCGTCGGGACCGGGCTGGCGACCGCGGCCACCGCCGCCGCCGGCTCGATCGCCACCGACCCGAACTCCGCCTGGTACCGGTCGCTGGACAAGCCGGCATGGCAGCCGCCGCCAGTGGCGTTCCCCGTCGTCTGGACCCCGCTCTACGCCTCGATCGCGTTCGCCGCCGCCCGCGCCCTGGACGCGACAAGCAGTGCCGCGCAGCGTCGCGGGCTTCGCCGGGCGTACGCGATCGATCTGGTCCTGAACGCCGGTTGGACGGCGCTCTTCTTCCGGGCCCACCGGCCCCGGCTCGCCCTGGCCGAGCTGGTCCTGTTGAACGCCGCCAACGCTGCGCTGCTGCGCCGGGCCTGGCGGGCGGACCGGGTGGCCGGGGCCACTCTGCTGCCCTACCTGGCCTGGACCGGCTTCGCCACCGCCCTGAACACCGCGATCGCGCTCCGCAACCCGGGCCGCTGACCCGGACCGCCGAACCGGGCCACCGAACCGGACCGCCGAACCGGGCGCTGACCTGGTCGGAACCGGTCGACGGCTGCCCGGCGTACCAGGAATTGGGCAGCAGGGGCCGGCGCGGGCCGGCATCGGGTATGGTTCGCTGCGTGACGCGGTCGTATCGATGGTTTAGTCAGCCGGCTCAGGAGCCGGTGACTCGGCCATGACCTGACGTCACCAGAATCCAGCAGAGCCGGCTGAAGCAGGGACATCGTCCCTGCTTTTTCCATGTGACCAGCCGGCTCGGCTCCCGGGTGCCGGCCCCGGGGCGGCGGTCGGCAGAGGGAGCCTCGACGATGACCACCACCGGAATGGGCCGGGTCAGCGACCAACGCATCGACCGGGTCGTGCCGCTGACCACCCCGGCGCTGCTGCACCACGAACTGCCGCTGGGCGAGGCGTTGGCCAGCGCCGTGCTGGACGGCCGACGATCCGTCGCCCGGGTGCTCGACCGGGCCGACGACCGGCTGCTGGTCGTGGTCGGGCCGTGCTCGGTGCACGATCCGGCGGCGGCCCTCGACTACGCCCGGCGGCTGCGGGTGGCGGCGGCCGAGCACGCCGAGGACCTGCTGGTGGTGATGCGGGTCTACTTCGAGAAGCCGCGCTCGACCGTCGGCTGGAAGGGCCTGATCAACGACCCGGGGCTGGACGGCTCCGGTGACGTGAACGCCGGGCTGCGGGCCGCCCGCGCGCTGCTGCTGGACGTACTCCGGCTGGGGCTGCCGGTCGGCTGTGAGTTCCTGGACCCGATCACCCCGCAGTACATCGCCGACACGGTGGCCTGGGGTGCCATCGGCGCCCGTACCGTGGAGAGCCAGGTGCACCGGCAGCTCTCCTCCGGGCTCTCCATGCCGATCGGGATGAAGAACCGTCCGGACGGCAGCGTCGGCACGGCTGTCGACGCGATCCGGGCGGCCGGGGTGCCGCACGTCTTCCCCGGCATCGACGTCTCCGGCGCTCCGGCGATCATGCACACCCGGGGCAACGCCGACTGCCACCTGGTGCTGCGCGGCGGCCGGGGCGAGCCCAACTACGACGCCGAGTCGGTGGGGCGGTCGCTGGCGCTGCTCCGGGCGGCCGGGCTGCCCGAGCGGCTGGTGATCGACGCGAGCCACGACAACAGCGGCAAGGACCACCGCCGGCAGCCCGTCGTCGCCGCCGACGTCGCCCGGCAGATGGCCGACGGCCAGCGCGGCATCGTCGGGGTGATGTTGGAGTCCTTCCTGGTGCCGGGCCGGCAGGACCTCGACCCGACCCGGCCGCTGGAGTACGGGCAGTCGATCACCGACGCCTGCCTCGGCTGGCCGGAGACCGAGCAGGTGCTGGCGGACCTGTCGGCGGCGGTCCGGGCCCGGCGGGTGGCGGCACCTGCCGGTAACCCCCACTGACCTGCGGGTTCGTCGACCCGACGGGGCGGCGGCGGAGTCGGCGGCGGGCGTTCCGGGCCGCCGTCGACACCTGCGGGTGTGACGTAGCAGTCAGTTGCGAGATCCACCGCGACGCAACCGTGCCGTTCGGTGCGGCGTCTGGATCAATAGGGCGAAAGGCGCGCGTACGGTTGTGCTCGCGCCGGCCGCCCCGCCCGCGACCTGCTCCGATCACCCAGAGGTTCACGCGATCATGCCGAAATCCCGTCGACGCGGCCTGACCAAGGCCGGCACCCTGCTCACCTGCGCCCTGCTCGCCGGAGTGGTGGTCGCCGGGGCGGCCTTTCCGGCGGTGGCGATGTCCGGGCTCGCGGCGAAGGCCGGAGCCGACTCGTTCAAGGACCTGCCGACCGAGCTGACCGTGCCGCAGGTGCCGGAGGCGACCCAGGTCTTCGCCGCCGACAACAAGACCCTGATGGCGACGTTCTACGACGAGAACCGCCAGGACGTCGGGTTCGCCGACATCGCCCCGGCGATGCGGAACGCCATGATCGGCGCCGAGGACCACGCGTTCTACCGGCACAACGGGATCGACGTGAAGGGTTTCGTCCGGGCGCTGGTCTCCAACTTCACCGGCAACTCCCGGCAGGGCGCCTCGACGCTGACCATGCAGCTCGTCCGGATGTCGATCACCTACGGCGCGACCGACCCGAACGACGTGGTCGCGGCCAGCGAGGACACCAACCCCCGGAAGCTGCGCGAGATGCGGCTGGCGGCGGCGCTGGAGAACAGGCTGACCAAGGACGAGATCCTGGAGCGCTACCTGAACATGGCCCCCTTCGGCCACGGCACGTACGGGGTGGCGGCGGCCAGCCGGTTCTACTTCGGCAAGGAGCCGAAGAACCTGACCGTGCCGGAGGCGGCGATGATCGCCGGGCTGGTCAAGTCGCCGAGTTACTACGACGCGCTGGACACCGACGGCCCCGGCTACGCCCGGACCGTGCAACGCCGTGACTGGGTGATCGGGCAGATGAAGGAGATCGGGGCGATCACCGAGGCGGAGGAGGCGGCGGCGCTGGCCACTCCGCTCAAGGTCAAGGGGCAGCGGCCGACGAACGGCTGCACCAGCTCGGTGCACAACGACTGGGGCTTCTTCTGCGACGCCTTCTACCGCTGGTGGATGGACCAGGAGGCGTTCGGCGCCACCTCCTACGACCGGGAGCGCCGGCTCAAGGGCGGCGGATACCGGATCGTCAGCACCCTCGACCCGGCCGTGCAGCAGGCGGCGTACAAAAACGTCCAGCAGTACCTGCCGACCGGGCGGAAGGACGCCCTGATGGTGGCGGCCGTCGAGCCGGGCACCGGCCGGATCCGCGCCCTGGCCACCAACCGGACCTTCGGGCTGGACGACCCGGCGAAGCCGAAGAACCCGATCTCCAGCAACCCGAAGCAGAAGGACGCCGGGCTGCGGGCCAGCTATCCGCGTACCACGAACCCGCTGTTGACCGGCGGCGGCGGGGTGCACGGCTACCAGGCCGGTTCGACGTTCAAGATGTTCACCATGGTGGCCGCGCTGGAGCAGGGCTACCCGCTGAGCCTCAGCTACAACGCGCCGAACCGCTACCCGTCGAAGTACACGGCGGCGGCCGGCACCGAGTCGGCCTGCCCCGGTACCGAGCGGTGGTGCCCGAGCAACGACAACGAGGGCATGGCCGGGATGCACGACATGTGGAGTGCGTTCGGCCGCTCCGTCAACACCTACTTCGTACCCCTGGAGGAGCGGGTCGGGGCGGCGAAGGTGGTCGACGCGGCGCAGCGGCTCGGCATCCGGTTCCGGGAACCGGGCGAGGCCGCCGTCGCCGCCGACCCGGCCCAGGCCGACGGCTGGGGCTCGTTCACCCTCGGCGTCTCGGCCGCCACCCCGCTGGACCTGGCCAACTCGTACGCCACGCTGGCCGCCGACGGCACGCACTGCGAGCCGATCCCGGTGCAGGAGGTGAAGGACCGGACCGGCACGGCGCTGGACATCGCCAAGCCGCGCTGCGACAAGGCGGTCGACCCGGAGGTGGCTCGGGCGGCGGTCGACGCGGCCCGGTGCCCGGTCGGCGACCAGTCGGCGTACGGCAGGTGCCGTGGCGCGACCGAGGCGGACGCCCGCCGGGTGGTGGGACATCCGGTCGCCGGCAAGACGGGTACCACCGACAGCGACCGGACCGCGTCCCTGGTGGCCATGACCACCACGCTCTCGGTCGCCGGCATCATGGCGAACCCGGACTGGCCGGAGACCACCACGAACATGGACCACGACAAGGTCAACCCGGCGGTCTACGAGACGCTCGCCGACGCGATGAAGGGCAAGCCGAAGAAGAACTTCCCCAAGCCGACCGAGAAGCTGGTCTACGGGGACCAGCGGTCGGTGCCCTTGGTCACCTGCCGCTCGGTCGACGAGGCCAGCACGATGCTGCGGAACGCCGGCTTCAAGGTCGAGGTGGACCCGAACCGGGTGCCCTCGAACTGCCCCGCCGGTGCGGTCGCCGGCACCGACCCGTCCGGCCGGACCGTGGCCGGCGGTGTGGTGATGCTCCGGGTCAGCAACGGCCAGCCCGCGGCGGGCGGTCCCGGCAGCGGCCAGTCCCCGGGCGGGGGCGGCGCGGCCGGGGAGACTCCGGCCGACCGGCCCGGCCGGCGCGGCTGACGCCGGGTTCCGGGCGCTTGACCCGCGCGACCGGTGGGGCCGGAGATGGGTACGCCGCCCATGGCGAGGCCATGGGCGGCGCGGTGTCGGTGTGCAGGTCGCCTCTCGGCGAGTGGCACGACGCGGCTCCAGCCGGACGGTATTCCGCGAAGGCAATAGGGTGAGGCCCGGGGACACTGGACACACCGACAGTCCTAGTCAACCTCGGATCCGGGTCCGGTGTTCCGTACTCGGTCGTGACGCACGTCACGCCCCTGTCCCGAGTACGGGACAGGTCGTTTGGGCGATTCGGCACCGGGTAGCTGATCAGGCGTGACCGACCCAGCGAACCCGGCCGACGCAGCGGACCCGGCCGACCCGGCCGAACCGGCAAGCCCGGACGGCTCGACCAGTCCGGAACTCGACGCCCTGCTCGACGACATGTACTCCGGTCAGGAGCGGGTGACGCAGTCGGAGATCCAGCGCCGGGCGGTCGCCGCCGACGTCTCCGCCGAGCTGCTGACCAGGATCACCGCCCTTCCACAGGGCGAGTACGCGGCCGACGAGGTCGCGGACCTGCTCGGCGGCACCAGCGGCTGACCAGTAGGGCACGCCGCCCGACGGCGACGACGGGAACACCAGCGCGGGCCTGTCCCGCCAGGATCAGGATCAACGAGGAGAGCACCGATGACCGAAGACGACCGGCAGGCGCGGGGCCGTCTCGCTCCGCTCGGCCAGCCACCCGACGAGACGGATCCGCAGGACGACCCGGACTTCACGAACGAGCACGACAAGACGGCGGTGGACGAGGAGATCATCACCGACAGCGACACCGAGCGGGAGCCGGAGTCGCCCCGAGGCTGGTCGGGCATGCAGCGCTGACCCGACCCGTCCACCAGCACGCCGTGCGCCGCCTGCCGTCCCTAGTGGGGGCGAGAGGCGGCGCGTTGCGCGACGGCGTAACCCATCTGGAGGAAGTCGGAGGCGGCCACCGCGGTGAAGGCGGTCGCCACCAGCCGGGTCAGCCGGGGTGCCAGCACCAGGCCGCCGGTCAGCCCGGTGGCGACCCAGACCGCCAGGCAGAACGGGCAACTGAGCAGTTCGCCGACGGCGTGCTTGGTCGAGCTGCCCTGGTCGCGTACCTGCTCCATCACCTCGCCGCTGCCGATCGGCCGGTCGTACCGGGTGAACGGCGCCCGCAGCGGGCTGGTCACGGCATCTTTCGACAGCAGCCGGCTGAGCTTGTGGGTGGCCACCGACAGCAGTACGACGTCGGCGGCGCTCGGCCGGTCCGGAGCCCGCCGCCCGGTCGTCTTCGCCGCGGTGGCCAGCGCCAGCGCCACTCCGGCGTAGGTGCCCATCGCCGCCAGGTAGCCGCCGAGCGGCCGGTGCTCGTCGGGCGCGTACGCCTTGCGCAGTCGCGCCACCCTGTCCCGTACGTTCATCCCGCCTCGTTCCGCGTCGCGGCTGTTCCGCACCTTCGCCAGTGGTTGTCCGTTCAGCCCGGGGTCAGGTTGTCGTCGACCTCCCGGGCGAGGCTGGCCAGCGACTCGTCGGCGATCTCGTCCAGCCGCCGCTGCGCCGGGTCGGCCGCCAGGTCGAGCCGGACGACGGCTCCGCCGGCGTCGACCGGGGACACCTCCAGTTGGGCCGACCAGTCCGACGACCCGGTGTCGCCCCAGTTCGCCCGCAGGTCGTCGGCGACCAGTTCCGGCCCCGGCCGACCCTCGGCGCGCAGCGGCTCGGGCAGCCAGGCCGAGACCCGGTCCGGGTCGGTGGCGGTGCTGAAGACCACCTCGGGCGGGGCGGAGAAGCCGCGTTCGGCGCTGGCGCTCACCATGCGCCGTCCCGCAGGCGGCTGGGATCCACCTCCCGGCCGGGGTGTCGGGTCAGGTACTCGGTCTCCAGTTCGGCGGTACGCCGCAGGTGGTGGCCGAGCGCGGTGTCGGCGGCGTGCCGGAGCGTGTCCAGCCGGGTCCGGTGCAGGCTGTGCATCTCCCGCAGCAGGTCCTCGTCGCTCAACTCGGCCGGGTCGACGCCGAGGATCTCCTCCTCGGCGGCCACGAAGTCGCTGGCCGTGCCGCCGTGCCGGACCGGGTCGCCGTCCCACTGGCCGATCCGCTGCTCGGGGCTGGTGTCGGTCGGCAATCCGGTGCCGACCGGAGAAAACTCGTCGTGACGTACTGATTCGGACATCGTCGCCCCCGATAGCTCGTTTGGGTTGACGACTAGACGGTTGCCCAAACCGGGCACCGCCAAACCCGTCCGCGCGCCCGCCCGCCGGCCCGACACTACGACGCCGCGTCGGAGATGGCGCCCGGCTCCCGGTACCCTCGTGGGCATGAGACGGCTGTGCACACCGGCGTGGATCGTGCGCCACGTGCTCACCGTCGCACTTGTCGTCGGCTTCCTGGCCCTCGGCTGGTGGCAGATCAGCCGGGCCCTGAACGGCAACGCCCTGAGCTGGGCGTACGCCGTCGAGTGGCCGATCTTCGCCGGGTTCGTCGTCTTCCTCTGGGTGCGGGAGGCCCGCTACACGCTGCGCGGTGGCCGGCCGCCGGGCGCCGAGCCGGCCGCCCCGCCGCCCCGGCCGACGACCCCGGGGGTACGCCGACCGGTGCGCACGGCCCGGCCGCGGCTGGCCGCCGTCGGCCCGGAGGACCCGGCGCTGGCCGAGTACAACCACTACCTCGCGTGGTTGAACGCCAATCCGGGCGCTCGACCCGCCGACTATCCCGGCCTGGGCCGGCAGCAGGAAGGATGAACCGTGGGCGCAGCCCTGACCCGCTACCGTGTGGTCGCTTACGTCGTCGGCGTCGTGTTGATCGCGCTCGTCGTGGTGGGCATGCCGCTCAAGTACCTCTGGGACGATCCGGTGGTGGTCGAGACGATCGGCCCGGCACACGGCTTCCTCTACATGGTCTACCTGCTGGTCACCTTCGACCTGGGGCGCCGGGCACGCTGGCCGCTGGGCCGGATGGTGCTGGTGATGCTCGCCGGGACGATCCCGTTCGTCTCGTTCTTCGCCGAGCGTGCGGTCACCCGGCAGGTACGCGAGCCGGAGCCGGTGGCCGGCTGAGCCGCTGGCCGGGGCGGCTGCCGGTGGGAGCCGCCCCGGATTCGATTGTTCGACCAAATGTCTCTGCGATATGTGCGGTCACGCGGTCCGGTCGGGGTCGCCGACCGGACCGGAACGTGAATGAATCACGTGATCGGGTTTGGATTCACGCTTCGCGGAGCCCGGCCACGAATGCCCGCCAGGCAACCGTGCCGAACAGCAGCGACCGCGCGGGATCGACCGAGTCACGGACGGCTGCGCCGTGCCCGACCCGAGCCACCTCGACACAATGCTGCGATTCGCATCGACTGCTCTTCCGCCAGTCGAGCTCGGCGGAACCAGTCTGTGACATGCACCCTCCCCGGCACTAATACTGTTGCGGCAGATGCCGCGACAACGGACAGAGGCTACCCGTCGCCCGCCATTCCGCACAGGCCGGAATACCCGCGATTATGATGCGGTGTAGACAATGGACACGACCGGTGATGACGTCGTCGCGGCAAGCACGGACGCTGGTGGAACGCAGCCGTCCCGTGTAGCCTGCACAAAAGTCTGGCATTCTGGCAGCTGGCCGGTAGCCAGGTGGCAGGTTGCCGGGATCGGAATCAGCCGAATCCACCCCTCGCTCGGCCGCCGGGGCGCCGTTCGAAGGGAGCGTTCGGCGATGACTACGGCGTACGGCCCGACGGTAGGTCGCCGCAAGCTCCGCTCGGCGATCCGCCGGGCCCGGGAAGCCGCCGGGTTCACCCAGGAGCAGGTGGCCGTCGCGATGGACTGGTCACTGTCCAAGCTGATCCGGATAGAGGCGGGGTACGTCTCGATTTCCACAAACGACGTCAAGGCACTGCTCGACCACTATCA is from Micromonospora sp. WMMD1102 and encodes:
- a CDS encoding penicillin-binding protein; translated protein: MPKSRRRGLTKAGTLLTCALLAGVVVAGAAFPAVAMSGLAAKAGADSFKDLPTELTVPQVPEATQVFAADNKTLMATFYDENRQDVGFADIAPAMRNAMIGAEDHAFYRHNGIDVKGFVRALVSNFTGNSRQGASTLTMQLVRMSITYGATDPNDVVAASEDTNPRKLREMRLAAALENRLTKDEILERYLNMAPFGHGTYGVAAASRFYFGKEPKNLTVPEAAMIAGLVKSPSYYDALDTDGPGYARTVQRRDWVIGQMKEIGAITEAEEAAALATPLKVKGQRPTNGCTSSVHNDWGFFCDAFYRWWMDQEAFGATSYDRERRLKGGGYRIVSTLDPAVQQAAYKNVQQYLPTGRKDALMVAAVEPGTGRIRALATNRTFGLDDPAKPKNPISSNPKQKDAGLRASYPRTTNPLLTGGGGVHGYQAGSTFKMFTMVAALEQGYPLSLSYNAPNRYPSKYTAAAGTESACPGTERWCPSNDNEGMAGMHDMWSAFGRSVNTYFVPLEERVGAAKVVDAAQRLGIRFREPGEAAVAADPAQADGWGSFTLGVSAATPLDLANSYATLAADGTHCEPIPVQEVKDRTGTALDIAKPRCDKAVDPEVARAAVDAARCPVGDQSAYGRCRGATEADARRVVGHPVAGKTGTTDSDRTASLVAMTTTLSVAGIMANPDWPETTTNMDHDKVNPAVYETLADAMKGKPKKNFPKPTEKLVYGDQRSVPLVTCRSVDEASTMLRNAGFKVEVDPNRVPSNCPAGAVAGTDPSGRTVAGGVVMLRVSNGQPAAGGPGSGQSPGGGGAAGETPADRPGRRG
- a CDS encoding helix-turn-helix transcriptional regulator; its protein translation is MTDVGSSIPRRQLGRILRQAREQAGLSMEAAGTDLEWSRSTMYRIEGGQAAVKARDVEAMCRLYGTSDEMTEALKKLAAETKAKGWWHAYGDTLPAWFELYVGLEAAAARLRHWEPATIPGLLQTREYAEHLLRSHPDIPPREVGRLVEVRIERQKILTRRKPEPPRLEVIVDEGVLRRQVPGMGRQLTHLHAQTAAGVASVRVVPRSAPPSFALTGGQFIILEFPSIGLRTPEPTTVYSESLTGALYLDKPAEVATYAKAWRSLEEVAFDLSRSADLIAAIAKEMSDD
- a CDS encoding TspO/MBR family protein; this translates as MKTSTLVGTGLATAATAAAGSIATDPNSAWYRSLDKPAWQPPPVAFPVVWTPLYASIAFAAARALDATSSAAQRRGLRRAYAIDLVLNAGWTALFFRAHRPRLALAELVLLNAANAALLRRAWRADRVAGATLLPYLAWTGFATALNTAIALRNPGR
- a CDS encoding flavin reductase, which codes for MIGPEERWRRHVPRQTSYRCRACGDDWPCQEARLALLTGFRGDRVGLMVYLGGHLARALQQLPDVHPALLTTRFLHWVPRRR
- a CDS encoding 3-deoxy-7-phosphoheptulonate synthase; this encodes MTTTGMGRVSDQRIDRVVPLTTPALLHHELPLGEALASAVLDGRRSVARVLDRADDRLLVVVGPCSVHDPAAALDYARRLRVAAAEHAEDLLVVMRVYFEKPRSTVGWKGLINDPGLDGSGDVNAGLRAARALLLDVLRLGLPVGCEFLDPITPQYIADTVAWGAIGARTVESQVHRQLSSGLSMPIGMKNRPDGSVGTAVDAIRAAGVPHVFPGIDVSGAPAIMHTRGNADCHLVLRGGRGEPNYDAESVGRSLALLRAAGLPERLVIDASHDNSGKDHRRQPVVAADVARQMADGQRGIVGVMLESFLVPGRQDLDPTRPLEYGQSITDACLGWPETEQVLADLSAAVRARRVAAPAGNPH
- a CDS encoding DUF397 domain-containing protein, which produces MTDQSGAEWRKSRRSNGSGGACVEVADNLPGVVLVRDTKDREGGTLTFAPATWSAFVDFAKQAPVEG
- a CDS encoding M12 family metallo-peptidase → MTTLSLPAATRGRAAPRRRLVILAVAALAAGLLPVLVDPTPASSAPDRSGNPWTRLADGSTAARSAGPVDIQAERFTGYALDRASLAATLDRAPEERAGVAPDRSLVVVLPAPDGTFQRFALVDSPVMAPGLAARHPEIRTYTGRGLDDPSATVRADLTPLGFHASVRSEHGVWYVDPYSRSDQGRYASYFVRDTTNPDEAFVEREDVAHAAGELADDIDAAPEPAGGDVTLRTYRLALVTDPSYATYFGAANVTAAKVTLVNRVTQIYEDETAIRLVLVDQTEKTNLNTPAEAIGADGPCGAAPCYTAAQLSSCASGTLNRNNIVLGQLVGASNYDVGHIGLGVNGGGIAGLGVVGGANKARGCTGLPTPVGDFFAVDYVSHEIGHQFAGNHTFNGTQWNCSGGNRSPANSYEPGSGSSIMAYAGICQQDNLQPHSDPYWSQRSYTEITSYITANRPAVNEVQNVSLRGFDTDGDSFTLTFGGAESAPIVRGGNYTAAGIRAAIEGIPGWPAGATVTVGPFGGTSTLDDTGFQVTFSGGPVAAVNVGALAVSGTSGADGFVGETVKGGPIDNGGWRVEQTGNSAPVVTAPASYTIPVRTPFALTGSATDADGDTVTYLWEQNDRGGVSGGSTAGTALVSNTKTNGPLFRQFGTAAIVSPTDTLEYHSPGLNAVGTDPTRVFPDLAQVVAGNTNAKTGGCPAAPPPPTSGGASNVPPELVDCYSEFLPTADWVGFTGDRTMHFRLTARDGHPGAGGIGSADTALTLAPAAGPFLVTSQATAETLTGGAELPVSWDVAGTDAAPVGVGEVRISLSVDGGKTFGYVLAERTANDGAETVTLPNVGAKAARIRVEAVGNVFFDLNDADLALRAAPKVTLDGPGEVLTVQYSDPLLPEVRITATDPDGGPGQLTATATGLPAGLSLGGRTPEDPDATGAAAVWGVVGNNRATPGDYPVTVTVTDQHGLAGTVAFTVRVVPEAAELAYTGDTLASTGSGGHAEVLLQATLRETSPSSGAEPWPGDVSTATVTFAAGGRTLCTDVPAPLGTDDFAAVSSCRATLPAGNSELTVTLGGNYAGSTTARVEVARPGTTVVLGGGTLTPSRSAGAYPVQPKSAVDFSVLVAQTRLGGTGTTTVGFRSDGRRYEIRGVGLDSFGVRSGGGTDRLDLRTRAGLYDVTDPRRPVTVASGLSLRITGTDRGLLSGRDGIAVTLIDGDRLLLSTDWTGLTTQETTLTNGTLLIL